From the genome of Triticum aestivum cultivar Chinese Spring chromosome 1A, IWGSC CS RefSeq v2.1, whole genome shotgun sequence:
gcactattattattatacacatcgttcggtcgtgcaagtgaaaggcaataatgacaatatatgatgaacttattgagatgagaaaagctggtacgaactcgacctctcttgtttttgtaaatatgattagtccatcgttcctaatttagcctattatgaaagaaacgtgtttgcaatgacaattagagattatagttgcttatgccatgcttaattagctaggagcttataatggtttaccttgcgtgccaacatgctattaaaatggttctgatgtggtatgatagggtggtatcctcttttgaatgattcgagtggcttgacttggcacatgttcacacatgtagttgaaacaaaatcaacatagcctctatgatatttatgttcatggtgcattatatcctactcatgcttacattcagtgttgattaattttaatggatgttcatgactattgtcactctctagctggtcgcttcccagtctctttctagccttcacctgcactaagcaggaatactgcttgtgcatccaattccataaaccccaaagttattccatatgagtccaccataccttcctatatacggtatctacctgccgttccaagtaatttgtatgtgccaaactctaaaccttcaaataaacattatgttttgtatgctcgaacaactcatgtatcaactagggttgtctgtatcttccatgctaggcgggttattctcaagaggagtggactctgctcctcactcacgagaacatggctggtcaccgggatgcccagtcccatgctttaagcaaatcaaatcaaaataatttcaaacaaaactcctccaggattgttgttagttggaggcacccgtcgtttcgggcaagccatggattgatgcttgttggtggtgggggagtataaactttaccattttgcttgcgaactataatgtgtgtagcatggaagatatcgagatctctcggttgttatgttgacaatgaaagtataccgctcaaaatattattcatatctattacaaaaccgagctctcgcacctctacaaatccctgcttcactctgcgaaggacctatctatttacttttatgttgagtcatcatcttcttattaaaaagcaccagttggagagcacctctgtcatttgcatccattactgttagtttacattgagtatgacttgactggatctcttttaccatgaattacaatgtctagtcagtccttgatctttaaaggtgctctgcatttatgttttgcggtctcagaaagggctagcgagatatcatcttgttatatcatattatgattgttttgagaaagtgttgtcatccgagatttattattattgcttgctagttgattatgccattgatatgagtaaacatgagacctaaatgttattgtgaatatggttagttcataatctttgctgaaaacttgaatgctggctttacatatttaaaacaacaagagcaaacagagtttgtaaaagttttcctttactactttcagtttatcaaccgaattgcttgaggacaagcaaaggtttaagcttgggggagttgatacgtctccgtcgtatctacttttccaaacacttttgcccttgttttggacactaacttgaatgatttgaatggaactaacccggactgacgttgttttcagcagaattgccatggtgttatttttatgcagaaataaaagttctcggaatgacctgaaaatcaatgaagaattattttggaatatataaaaaatactggaagaagaatccacgccagGGAgtccaccacctgtccatgagggtggggggcgcgccccctccctcgtgggccccctggtgctccaccgacgtcaactccaactccatatgttcgtgtttggggagaaaaaaatcagagagaagaattcatcgcgttttacgatacggagccgccgccaagccctaaactccctcgagagggctgatctggagtccgttcggggctccggagaggggaatccgtcgccatcatcatcaccaaccatcttccatcaccaatttcatgatgctcaccaccgtgcgtgagtaattccatcgtaggcttgctggacggtgatgggttggatgagatttatcatgtaatcgagttagttttgttagggtttgatccctagtatccactatgttctaatattaatgttgctatgactttgctatgcttaatgctggtcactagggcccgagtgccatgatttcatatatgaatctattatgttttcatcaatatatcagagttcttgatcctatcttgcaagtctatagtcacctattatgtgttatgatctgttaaccccgaagtgacaataatcgggatacataccggtgatcaccgtagtttgaggagttcatgtattcactatgtgttaatgctttggtccggtactctattaaaagtaggccttaatatcccttagtttccaataggaccccgctgccatgaggtggggggacaaaagatggcatgcaagttcttttccataagcacatatgactatattcaaaatacatgcctacattacattgatgaactggagctagttctgtgtcaccctatgttgtagctgttacatgatcgatcgctttccatatattgttcttcgcttatttacttttctgttgctactgttacaatcactacaaaaacccaaaaacattacttttgctaccgttaccaccactatcatattactttgctactaaatactttgctgcagatattaagttatctaggttggttgaattgacaactcagctgctaatacttgagaatattctttggctccccttgtgtggaatcaataaatttgggttgaatactctaccctcgaaaactgttgcgatcccctatacttgtgggttatcatttccCTTCTCACCCATTATTGCCCTGCTTTGCTCGGCTGCTCCTGCCGAGGACCCAGGCCTACTTCAttggatttttttcaaaattgtgatgattttatagcaaattcggaatcTATATGTCCTCACATAAGAAAAATCAAAACTAGCACCTTGCCGGCCTCCAGTTGGCCAAAGAGGGGCTCTTCGGCCTGCGATTGACCGAAGTGGCCTCTTCAGCCTCCCGTTGGCCGAAGATTACCCCAACTGGGCCGAAAAGGACTCTTTGGTGTGCCGTAGGCCAAAGAGTACTCTTTGGTCAACCGTAGGCCAAAGAGTACTCTTTGGGGCCTAAGGCCTAGCATAGACAGAAGAGCGCAACCATGCAGCTTCGGCCTCCCGTTAACGCTGAAAGTTGGGGCCCAAGGACACTTCAGCCTACGGCTGACCAAAGAGTGCTCTTTGGCCTACGGTAGACCAAAGAGTCCTTTTCGGCCCAGTTGGGGCACTCTTCGGCCAACGAGAGGCTGAAGAGCCCACTTCAGTCAAACGTAGGCTGAAGAGCCGCTCTTCGGCCAACTGGAGGCCAACGGGGTGCTAGTTTTATTTTGGTGCGTAAGGACATATAGATtctgaatttgctataaaaatcatcacacttttGAAAAAAAATCGCTTCAGTGCTTCTCTTCATCTCCTGGCTCGGTGGCTCCTGCAGTCCTGCTCTCAGTCGTGCCTGCTCTTGATTCTTGACCAGGGATCAGCCGATCTGATTCACATATTCAGGTAAATGGTTGCTGCACTTGTCAATTCTTCCTGCAGTCCCGCTTCAATCCACAAACTAGCAAGTCGATTCTCATCCTGTATCCGTGTCGAATTGATGCTCCAGATTTTTTTTGCTTTGGTAATTTGGTTGTGTAATTTGTGATTCTATGAAGAGTTCCTTGTTCCCTGTTCGCTAGTAGCTCTCCCATCTTCCACCTTCTTAATTTAATTATCCATTATCTTGTATTTGTTCCTATCTATGATTATGTCGAACTTATACAGTATGTTAATTCTCCATGAGTCCATTCCAATCTGCAGGCAGCAGCTATGGAGAGGAAAGCAGGGCCAAACACCATAAAGATTAATGCCTTTTCTAAGCCGGTTACTTCAAGTTCTCAACCTACTGAAATTGTTAGTGAGGCGGATGTGCAAGTTACAAATCCGAGTCCAGTTAACACTTCTGATCAGGATATGCCGGACATGGTAAATGTTGTAGAACAAGCAGAAGTTATAACCACACCTTCTCAGAGAGACCTCGGCAAGCGTTGTCAAATTTGGGAGCTCCCACCGGACAAGCAAGATGATGCTCAGAATTTTTATATATCTAAGGGAGCATATCGACCGGAGTTGGAAGAGTACCCATTTGATGAAAATTCTAAACACCGTCGTCGATTTCAaaaagattggtacacaaatttctggTGGCTTGAGTATTCAACACACAATGATAACGCATATTGTTTGTCGTGCTTCTCTTCTCAAAAGAACCTGTTGGGAGATGTGGGTCTGATACATTCTCGGTCAAGGGTTTTAGAAATTGGAAAAGGTTAACGATGGAAAAACATGTGTTTTTTAAACTCATGTTGGGGGCCCGCACTCTGCTCACAACTATTCCGCTCGGTGCTATGAAGATCTCAAGACCAGTATGGCTCATATCGACAAGATGATGGAAAAGAAAAATGAGAAAGTAGCTACTAATGCGAGATTGAGGCTTAAGACTACCATCGATGCCATGAGGTAAGCAAGTTTTTTACATCAACTAAAATTTCACATGACTTAATGTTTTGATATCTAACATCTAGTCGCTTTGTCCCATTAGGTGGCTGATATTCCAAGCTTGTTCTTTTAGAGGTCATGATGAATCTGCGAGGTCTAAAAACCAAGGAAATTTTCTTGAAACGGTTAAGATTCTTGCTTCATACAATAAGGATGTCGCGGGAGTTGTTCTGGAAAATGCTCCAGGTAATGCAAAGTATACATCCGGAGAAGTTCAGAAAGAGATTGTTGGCATACTTGCTATAGAAGTGCAAAAGGCAATTAGAGAAGAAATAGGTAATGCCAAGTTCTGTATAATggttgatgaacctcggggtgaaTAAAAAAAGAACAAATGGCAATTGTTCTTCGGTTTGCCAACAAAGAAGCAGAAATAATTGCGTGTTTCCTTGATCTAGTTCATGTTAATGACACTGCTGCcttaactttgaaaaatgcaatCTGTAATGTACTGTCAGATAATAACATGAATGTACAAGACATCAGGGGCCAAGCATATGACGGTGCAAGTAATATGAGAGGGGAGTGGAATGGATTGAAGGCTCTTATTCTCTGTGAGTGTCCATATGCCTACTATATTCATTGTATGGGTCATCAATTACAATTGGCGCTTGTTGCTGCATCACGAGAGGTACATGAGGTACATAACTTCTTTAAGAATGCAAATTTTGTAATAAAATGTTGTTAGTGCTTCTAGAAAGCGCAACGATGAGCTGCCAGCGAACCAAGCGGAGGAAATTTCTCGTGAAATTGAGTTGGGAGAGCTTGATACAGGCAAAGGGCAAAACCAAATAGGAACCTTACAGAGACCAGGAGACACAAGATGGAGTTCACACTATAAGTCCATACAGAGCTTAAAGAAGATGTTTGTTGCTACAGTTGCCGTCTTAAGAGGTATAGCAAGTGACCGTTCAGTCTCAAAATATTCTCGTGGAGATGTCATTGGATCCCTTAAAATTGTCATATCATTTGATTTCGTGTTCATTCTACATCTGATGGAAAAGATTATGAAGATCAGTGATGTGTTGTGTCAGAAACTCCAATACAAATCTTTAGATATTTTAAATGCCATGGATTCTGTTTCTAACACAAAGGTCCTACTGGGTGAGCTAAGGGAACATGGTTGGGACTCTCTTTTAAATGAGGTCAAATCTTTTTGTGTGAAGCACGAGATTGATATCCCAGATTTGGAACGCAAGTATGTTTTTCTACTTTCTAAAATTACTTAACTTATATTAAGTTATATCTTGGTTGTTTTTTATCTTGAGAATTTAGCTGACTTTGTAATGAAATTAATAGGTATGTTGATGTTACCAAATCTCGAAATAAGCATGACAACACAACAACGCTCCACCACTACAAAGTTGATGTTTTCAGTGTTGCAATTGATCAACAACTGAGTGAACTGAATGATCAATTCAGTACACAAGCAACTGAGCTCCTTACTCTCTGTTCATCATTGGATCCAAGGCATGAATCTTTTGACATCCCAAAGATAAGCAGGCTTGCAGAAAATTCCATCCCACTGATTTTTCAAGTCAAGAATTAGCACGGTTGGAAAGTCAGCTACCTCATTTTCAGCTAGATGTGTGCAACCATCCAGAACTGATGACCTTGCCATCTATTGCTTGTTTAACAAAAGGGCTAGTTAAAACCGGAAAAGCTTCTTCATATCCAATGGTTGACAGGTTGTTGCGACTAGTTATCACTCTCACAGTCTCAACGGCAACTGCAGAGCGGGCTTTTTTGGCTATGAAAATTGTCAAGGCACGTCTTTGAACTAAAATGGGAGATGATTTGCTTTGCCATTGCATGATAATTTACATAGAAAAAAAATAGCAGTTAAGATATCTTCTGATGAAATTATTAATATTTTTGATCTTATTGGCAATAGTGGAGGCCACTTTAAATTAATAGAAATGTAATGATATTTTTATGTCACTTCAGCAAAACCTTGTTCTATATGATTATTTTTGTACTGGATTTTTTTTCTTTGCTTGGTTTGgcttctttttttttgtttggtttggctccccccccccccgcccccctcccccttccctatccaaatcctggctccgcccctgattAGAGATAGGGTTTATTAAGAACACTCCAATTGTTGCAACAACAAAAGCTTTAGGACCTGCAATCTGAAATTGATTAGAAGGATGATCATATTTATTAGGCGTACATTAAGCAAAGCCTTTGTAGCATGGAGAAAATGGAGGAAGAGTGCGTCGAAGCAGCCTCCAAGCAAATGTTTTCACTCTAGGAGCAATGGTTTGTAATAGTCCAGTATCCAATCGTTACAACAACAAAAGCTTTAGGACCTACAATCTGAAATTGATTAGAGGGATGATCATATTTATTAGATGAGGGTAAAGTGTGCTAATTGGATACTTTGTTCGTCCAGAGGAATATCAAGTCGTACATTAAGCAAAGCCTTTGTACCCTTTTCGAAAGACTGCCACACTCACCAACTTACTGACCAACAAGACATACATATCACAACCCCCAGCTTTATTAATAACAAGCATCATAATAGCGTCTCCACGTTTTATATATTTTATAAAAAATACAGCTAGGTAGTCACACAAATCGCTACACACAGCAATAGATCGAGATCCCTAAAGTGCGGCCTCTAAGCGTTGACACGAACGTGCACTACATCATCACTTCACATAAACTACAAGTATACAAGAACAACAAGAATGCACCGGACATAATGTGGTGCACTGGATTAATCCAACTACCAAAAACAATTTGAACCTGCTCGTAACTTCCCACGGATCTGGGACTCCCCCCAAAAAAATCCTCCATCACCATGCTTACATTGCAGTAATGTCGACCCAGCGCTCGTCCGCCGACGCCGTCCCGTCGCAGCTCCTTCCGGGGAGGCAAGCCTTGGCCTTCGCCGCGTCCTGGACGCGGTAGCTCTCGCTCACGTTGTCGCCCAGCACCAGCCCGTCCACCGCGTCGATCATCCGCTGGTAGCGCCACCGGTCGTCGCTGTAACGGTACATCTGGCTCGTCGCCGCCGACCCGTTGATCACGTCGTGGTCCTTGACGACCATCCAGCCCACCGCCGTCTGCTCATCCACCAGCTTCGCCTCGTTCTCGAACCCGTCGGACTTCACTTCCGTCTCGAGCTTGAGGGTGTGGGACAGGCTCCCCGTGACGACGGACGTGCCGTCCTCGCCGTCCTCCGTGTCCATGTAGAACGACAGAGGGTACTCGGACTCGGTCTTGAGCTTGCCGATCACCTTCCTCGCCTCCGACCGGACCAGCACCTCCGTCTCCTGCTCCGCCTTCATCTGGACGGTCTTGTTCCGGCCGTCGCTGGTGAACTCGACCAGGCTGCGTGCCTCCAGCTCCGTCTCCACCTCGGTCGTCAAGTTGCCGAGCGACGACAGTACCCAGCCGCTGAAGAAGGACTTCCGCTTGGCATGGATGCTGAAGCTGCCGTTCAGCAGCTGCGTCGTGTACCGGCGGGAGATGGACAGCCGCGGCGTCCGGTACCGGCCGAGCGACGCTTGCACGTCCGACGCGCTGGGGTCCAGCCAGAGGTGCAGGTTGGCGTCCACGAGCCACTCGGCGATGCCGTCCACCACGCTGATGCCGAACTCGTGCGCCTTGCCGTCGACGAGGAGGCCGAGGAACGGAGTGAGCTCGACGTCGTAGGTGGGCAGGTCGAACGCGCCGATGGCGGACACGGGCTGCCAGTAGAGCGGGTTGATGCCGCCCGTGTAGATGACGGGGAACGGCACGAAGGAGCCGGCGAAGTGGTGGTCCACGCTGACGACGACCTCGCGGTACGCGGCGTTGCCCCTCTGCGTGGTGAGGTTGTTCTCCTGGATGTAGAGGTCCGGCGGGTTGGAGTACCAGAACTCGTCGTTGGAGTGAGGGGACACGAACACCTCGAGGACCGCACGGTAGGTGCTCGACGGAATGGTCACGAGCGTGGAGCGCGAGTCGGACGAGTTCTGGATGCGGAACCAGTAGCCGCTGTCGCCGGTGGCCTCCGAGATGGGCAGGATCAGGTCCGCCGGCTGGAAGTACGACTCCGGCAGCGTCGGTGCCGCCGGACTGGCGTCGGCGACATCACCATCGGAGGAGGGGGGATTTACCACAGAGAGGTAAGCCGGAGTCCCGTGGAACTCGAAGGAGACGGTGACGTTGTAGATGCCGGTGTACTGGTCGTTGACGAGGTTCTCGAGCATGACCGAGAGGACGCCGTCGGGCGGGGAGCTGAGGAGGGCGGAGTAGCGGGTGACCTCCTTGCGCACGGTCCAGCTGACGCCCTCGGGGGTGGGCTCGGCGGTGGTGGTGCGGAGGAGCTCGGAGCCGTCGAGCCAGACGGCGGCGACGCGGTCGTACTGGTCGCCGGCGCAGGCGGCGGAGAAGGAGAGCACGACCTGGGACCAGGGCGCGGGGCACCCGGGCGGGGGCGCATAGGCGGCCTTGGCCGGGGGCGCGCCGTAGGTGTTGGCGAAGGAGTAGGAGAGCACCGGCACGGTGCAGGTCGGCGCGGCGGGGGGCGGGCCCTGGAGCGGGTAGGTGGGGTCGACGTACTCCTGGGCCGCCGCATTGCCCGTGGCCGGCGGCGCGTAGCGGACGGCGTAGCGGTCGGGGGCCTCGGCGAGAGCCGGgccgaggaggtggaggaggaggaggagagccagCGGCGGCATCTTGCGCTGCGACGGGGAAAAGGTCGCTGGCTCACTGATGAGTGCCGAGGGCCGGGCCGGCTTGTTCAACTCGTGTTGAGTGGTGTTTTCTGGATCTCTTTTGGATTATTTTTTCTGCAATTCTGCCGTACTTCAGATTGGTCGTTGGTGGTGCTCGTGAGTCGTGAGATCGTGCACGGTAGTGAATAAAATTGAGCATTTGATCACTGACCAGACGATCAACTGACACGTAGTATTAGTGGTATGGACGTGAAGTTGTTCTTGGTTCCAAAGTTAGATCATGTGTTCCACAGAAGATTTTTTCTTTGGCAAACTGAAGCCCTCAAAAAGGgatgtatttttttattaattcagCATCCCAGCGCAGCGTATAGAAAGGATCTTTCCCAGAGGAAAGTCAATGGCTTCATAAGTCAACCTGGCATTACATCGAGAAGATTTGCTGTAGATATGAGAGCAGTTACTAGTAGAAGATCTACACTTGCTATGGCGGCAGCGGCAAGAAAACCGATAGAGAAGCCAGGACATTGGAGTATCAAACCAGAGCTTTATATTGAACAGTTTTGCTAAGGCACATTTAAATGtgtcataagtattgcacatctaagtacTATATCATTGATCTTACGTTGAGATTTGTGCggatattttctttttgttttttcttttcttttttatgcttGATTCACTTATTTAGATGTGCAATAAGTAAGGCACATTTAAATGTGCCTTAGACATTTCCTATATTGAACACAGAAGGGGTTGATAGTAGGGTGTCAGGGTGTTCAAAATCAAAAGAAATGCCCATAGGGAAGCTCAAGCTGCTATCCATTCAACTCCTGGAAGCATTTACATTTACACTTTTCTAGTGCAGCTCACTCTTGAGCCTCTTGTCCAACAAAGGCTGCTCTATGTAATTTAGTTAAGGACAATGTTGGTGTTTTAGCTGTGACCTATCTTATATAAATAAAATCCTGGGTTTACAAAAAAAGAGAGTAAAGATCTACACAAGAACGCAGTCGAAGAAATTAGCAAGATATTTTCAAGTTTGAGTAAAATTCCATGCAATATCTTTAACAAAGAAATAACATGAACGCATTGTCATTGCCGGCCCATACAAACCATTAAGTCAGACAGAGGTTTTTCACCTGGAGCTCGAGACCAAGTGCTACTGATATTGGGAGCAAGAACATAAACATTTTTTTCCAGAGATTTCAAACAACTATTCATGAGAACCAACAAATGATCGGGTGGCTattgttggattatggatgggtttaggcccatat
Proteins encoded in this window:
- the LOC123054731 gene encoding peptide-N4-(N-acetyl-beta-glucosaminyl)asparagine amidase A, which translates into the protein MPPLALLLLLHLLGPALAEAPDRYAVRYAPPATGNAAAQEYVDPTYPLQGPPPAAPTCTVPVLSYSFANTYGAPPAKAAYAPPPGCPAPWSQVVLSFSAACAGDQYDRVAAVWLDGSELLRTTTAEPTPEGVSWTVRKEVTRYSALLSSPPDGVLSVMLENLVNDQYTGIYNVTVSFEFHGTPAYLSVVNPPSSDGDVADASPAAPTLPESYFQPADLILPISEATGDSGYWFRIQNSSDSRSTLVTIPSSTYRAVLEVFVSPHSNDEFWYSNPPDLYIQENNLTTQRGNAAYREVVVSVDHHFAGSFVPFPVIYTGGINPLYWQPVSAIGAFDLPTYDVELTPFLGLLVDGKAHEFGISVVDGIAEWLVDANLHLWLDPSASDVQASLGRYRTPRLSISRRYTTQLLNGSFSIHAKRKSFFSGWVLSSLGNLTTEVETELEARSLVEFTSDGRNKTVQMKAEQETEVLVRSEARKVIGKLKTESEYPLSFYMDTEDGEDGTSVVTGSLSHTLKLETEVKSDGFENEAKLVDEQTAVGWMVVKDHDVINGSAATSQMYRYSDDRWRYQRMIDAVDGLVLGDNVSESYRVQDAAKAKACLPGRSCDGTASADERWVDITAM